Proteins co-encoded in one Vicinamibacteria bacterium genomic window:
- a CDS encoding TOBE domain-containing protein yields MKLSARNVLKGRVVDVVLGATTARVKITIAGGATITASITVEAAQELGLKVGDEASAIIKASDVIVGKE; encoded by the coding sequence ATGAAGCTGAGCGCGCGGAATGTCTTGAAAGGACGCGTAGTGGACGTCGTGCTTGGGGCGACCACGGCGCGCGTGAAAATCACCATCGCAGGGGGAGCCACTATCACGGCCTCGATCACCGTGGAGGCGGCTCAGGAGCTTGGCCTCAAGGTCGGGGACGAGGCAAGCGCCATCATAAAGGCGTCCGATGTCATCGTCGGCAAGGAGTAG